The sequence CTGAACAGCCAGCCACCCATTATCATACCCCTGCCCCAAAACTAAAAGCCCGTTTTTATCTTTATTTTCAAACTCAACTTTGTATCCCCAAGTTCCATATTTTTTGAAAGATAAAACTTTAAGACTATTTTGCAAATTAGTAACTTCTCCACCACCAAGACCAGTAATTTGATATAACCAATATATATCAATAGGTATAAAAGCAATATCTTCTATAATATTTTCTGAAGCGATCCTACCAAAAGATCTTGTCTCAACATTCAAAGTGTAACCGGGAGGAACATCAGAAAATAGCTGCCGATTATCATCTTTAAGCTCTTCAAAAGATGGTTCTGAAGGTAAAATAACAAAATAAGAATCAAATTTACCATCTTTATTAGGAGTCAAAAGCTCCTCCAAATCCATTTTTCCTGTTCTTAAGTTCTGTAAATAAATCTTTAAGCTTCTACCCTTTAAATTCTGCCCCACAATTCTGAAAACATAGGCTTTACTTCTATCAACACCTGGATAGTAAAACCAGTCGCAAGAAACACCGCCATCATAGGCAGCATAAAAATTACCCTTTTCAAGACGGCTCTTTAAAGCCTGCCCCTTTTTTCTTTAAATCGCAGTTATAGCCTTCTTTGAAGCCTTGATCTTCCCCAAATTTTTCCTCTATTTTTTCATTAACTGGCAGAATAACCTTCGCTCCTGTATCTTTGTTTAAAAATTCAATATTTGATCCCAAGATTTCAATTTTAACTGGCCCGCGTGGATCAAAATTAACAAATGGAAAATCAACCATCTCTCCTGCTCTTCCACTCTCCTGCTCTTCCACTCTCCCAAAACTTACATATTCCTTATACTTTTGATACAAAGGATCATACTTTGAATATTTTAAGTTAGCATTAATCAAAGAATATTCCCGCGGCGCCTGGACAGGGTCCGACCCTGTCCCCTCAAAATGGTAAATTGTCAAAAAACCAAAGCGGGCAACTTCTTTTATGCGGCTAGATTTGGAAATTAAATCTTTAATTTCAGGAATATAAAGAAGCTTATTGTCCCCACCAGCATTAATAATTGATTCATCAAGCAAAAGATAAGAAACCTGATACTTAGCCAAAACATTCTCAAACTCCTCAACCACCCTCCTATTCCACTCCTCAATTATCTTTAGCTCCTCCTCCCCAGCCTCACATTCCTTCTTGTTTGGACAGGGTCCGACCCTGTCCTTATCAAAAGCATAATAACGATAAAGAATATTTGAAGCCTCATTATAAAAAGTTTCATTATAAGGGCTCCAGACATCAAAAGCTCGGTCTAATATCGGATTCTTTACTCCATACCACAAAAAACCGGATCCACTGTGCCCCCAGTTAGTAAATACCCATCCCCAATGATTTACAAAAGGCAGAATTGCTATTCTTCCCCCACCGCTCTTGTCATTAAACCAATCAACAGCCGACAAATAATCATTTGGAAGATTCACCTTCATCTTCTTAGCCACCAAATTACCCCCAAAAACAGGCCACACAGAAAACACACTTGCAAAAATAATCAACAATCCAAAAACAAAAGAAATAAAAAATCTTAAAAATCTGCGGTTAAATATGTCAAAAAACAAGACAAAATAACCCAGACCACAGGACAAAACAAAAGCAAAAGCAACAGACCACTTAGTAAAAACACTTCTAAAAATCTCGCTAAAAAGAGGAAATTTATCAACCAAAAATTCAAAAACACCACCGAAGGGAGGGTTTTTGGAAGCAAGCATGAAATAAGAAATAAAATAAAGAATTAAAAATGAAGCTGCAAATACTCTTTTCTTCCGAAACAAGGAAATCAAAATCCCCAACAAAGACAAAACCGAAAGCCCCACACCTGCCCAAAAAACTTCAATCTTATCAATCCATCCAATCCAGTCTCTAAAGAGATAGTCATGGCCGCCATCGACAAAAAAATCATAATAATTAAACCAAAAACCCTTTAGCCGCAGTACATCCCACCAGTTACCTGCCGCCTGATTCATAAATTGGGTCTCCGGTGTCGCAATAGAATTTATATGAGAAAAGGAATTGACAAACGAAGAAGTCAAAGCAAAATAGGCAACCGGCAAAAGCCAGAAAGCATTAACAGCCAAGGTGATAAAAGCGAGTTTTATTACACGAACAAATCCGCCTTTTTTAAACCTAAGAATCGCCTCTAAAGAAAAAGCCACCAGGAAAACAACATAAACCAAAAACAAAGTTTGAACATAAAAGGCGGTTGTTCCTAAAAAAGAAATCAATATAAAAAGAACTAAACCCCTTCTCTCCCCTTTCTCCAAATACCTTGTGGCAAAAAATAAAAACCAAGGTAAAAAACCATAGAAAAAGACAAAAGCCTCAAACGGAACAAAAAAATATTGAACTGTGGCTAAATTAAAAAGATAAAAGACAGACCCAACAAAACCAGCCAGTTGCTTAAACATTCCCTCCGATCGCAAAGAAAGCCTATCCTTAATAAAAAAGTAAACTCCAAGAGGACCTAAAAAAAGCATCAGAAAAGTCAAAAAATAACGAATCAAATTAGATGGTAAAACAAAACTCAAAAGTAAAACCAAAACTTGACGAGGCAAATCTGAAGCATGCGCCATCCCCCCTAAAAGCCCAAGACCTTGATACTCCTGCCAAGCAACCGAAAGAGATCGCCTGATGTTTTCAAGAGGGTTTAGTTCAGGTAATAAGTTATCCCAACCGAGAAGATGGGTCCCATAAACAAAATTTCTAAAAGCAACAAACGCCCAAATCAAAAGAAGAATAGCAGGAAAAAAGAACTTCAAAAAATTATGCTTTAAGAAGTGCATAATTAATTTTAAGCAAAGGAGAGACCACTGACAAGCTCTCTTTCAAATACATTAAGGAAACATCTTCCCAACTCCTACCTCTACATTGAACAGACACCAATTGACCATCCCTCTTTAACAAACTCCCCTTTAGTGCCCTCTTAAAACTAGTATAGTTAAGATCAAAAATTCTTTCTCCACTTTCATCTTTACTTATATTTTCAGAAAAGGCCCGAGAAACAATATATGGCTTGCCATACCCCAAACAAAGGGAAAAAGCCCCTGACGCAGACATTTTTGCTCTATAAGGAAAAACAAATAAATCAACCGCAGCAAAAACTCGCTTTACATCGCAATCAGGTACATAACCTGTATAAACAATACTACCATTAGCTCTTTTAATAACATTCATAAGCTTATTGTAATACTTCCTATACGCTATAGTTCCCTTCAAAGTAGGACTTTCTCCCCCTGCCACCAAAAGACGTATATTAAGTCTTGGGTTTTCTTTCACAAATCTGGCGAAATTTCTGATTAACCAATCTGTTCCCTTATACCAAGAACAATAACCAAAAATACCAATCACTTTTGCATTTTCATCGATACCAAAGTACTTCTTAGAAGCTCTAGAAAACTTAGATGTGATTTTTTTCCCCTTATCTATTCCGTGAGGAATAATTCTGATTTTTGTTTCATTAACAAAATTTCTAATTCTATCGGCAAGAACTTCGTCATGCACAAAAACTTTATCAACAAGTAAGCCAGAAATTGTATAAAAAAGCCTCAGAAGATAATTCAAGATTAATGATTTAAAGCCGTTCCTCTTAATAGCAAGATGGCCAGAAAGAACATTAATATCATTAACCACCTGATGAAACATTACCTTTGTACTTTTGCCAATAACTTTAAGGGCTACAAGCAAGGCCAAAAACTGAGGAATAACAACCTTTCCTCCAAAAACACTAAATTCAAACTGCACCAAGAAATCCTTAATAGCACTAAATTCATTTATCTTGGAAAGCAAACTTACAAAAAAACTCAAAGAATTTACTTTGTAAGTAGGCACCACAAGAATGTTAGGAGATCTTAGAAAAGGTTTCTCATCCTTTTTTCTTGACTCACAAAAAATAACAACTTTTTGACTCTTGGAAAAATTTTTTGTTAGAAGATAGGTATAGCGACTTACTGCATTGTCCCTAGCAACTTCCCCGTTTTTGGCAGGGTATGAAGAAATAATCCCGAGCGTGTCGGGATTATTAAAGCTATTTATAATATCTTTAGATATTCTTAACATAATAAGATTCTTTTAATCCTTAAATAAAATTTTTAAGAATTAAAAAAATCTGGCAAGCTCTTGCTTAATGTAACCCGTAAGGGAAACAAAAAGTAGTGTGCTTGCCAGTCATCGAGGCTACTTTTGCTGGGAAATCCACTCATCAATTTGGGTTTTATCCCAGGTTAATGGCATGAGCCAAGCCTCAATCGACGAGAATTGAACATTGTCCCTAGCATTTTGCCAGGATACCCAATCCCCATCGATCCTAGCTGCCGTCCAGCACCCTTCGGCACCAATTGAGGCTTTAAACGTCTTAGTGGACGTATCATACACGCCGGTTACATTGATGCGGGAAGGTTCTGCAAAATCGCAGTTGCTGGGCAAAACGGCTCCCACCTTATCTCCAGGTTTGAACTGGAGGGTGGTGCCGTCCGACAGGTGAACAAAGATAGGCCAGGAATACCCATTGGCCTTCATATTGTTCACCTTCGCGTCAACAAACTCTGCAACAATTGGTGGTTTTGCCGCGCTGAAATCATCAAGATTCCAGCTAGACGGGTACGCCCATGCCGAAAGTTCGCGCGCGCGGAAAACACCGTCTGAATCGAGATACCGATTATTCCCTGGCATCAAAATCCAAATGTGGTGCTCTTCGGCTAAATCTTTCCGCCCCTCGATAATAACTGGGCATCCAGCCAGGCTAGCGTCCGGGTGAGCTCTATCACCCACACGCACTGCCTTGGCTGGATCAAATTCCCACCAACCGGAATCAGTCTTTTGATCCACCTTCAACTGCACACCAGACTGAACCAGGATACATGGTGCTGTGGCGACCGGTGTCGTCCTTGGAGCGGGAGTCGGCACGATTGCCTGCGAGGGCAGCACGACAGTCGGCTCGGGTGCTGTCGTAGCCGTCGGCGCAGTCGTGGGCGTGGCGGTCGGCATGACCGTGGCCGTCGGCGTAGCTGCGGGTTCAAGAAAGCTATCCACTGCCGAACAACCAACCACTGAAGCTAACACTAACAAAGAAATTAACACTAGAAGAAATCTATTCTTCTTCATCTTGCACCTCCTCCTCTTCTAATTCTGTTCTCTTTTCTGAAGAGTTATTTCGTAGGCCTAGAATGATCCAAATTGCAAGGGGAACAAATACCCCCACCAGTAAAACTAAAGACCGACCCAAAACAATCCAGTCGACTTTTATATCTATAGCTCTCGATAGGCCGTAGCCGAAAAGAACTAAAGATAATAAACCAACTGGCAACCACCAAAAGGGCTGATGTTCAACCTCAGCTACCCAATTAAGAATTCTCTTAGAAGTCTTATCGGGCAACACAAGGCCAAAAACAACACCCACTCCCCATATGGTGGCCAGAACAACAAAAAATATCAAATCCCATTGCATAATTACTCCTTTCTTTGAATATTTTCCTCTTGGCCAAGAGACCTAACCACACGGCTAGGGCTTTGAATATTAGAATCAGGAAACCAGCTCAACCATTGGCCATCAGACATTAATCATCAACCATTAGCCATTAGCCATCAACATTGATCATTAGCTATTATCTTCTAATACCCACAGCCCTAACCGCTTGGTAGGAAATCTTGGCAAACAAAGAGAAAGAAAGGAGGTGTTAGCTGTTCTTCCACACCAGCAACCATTTCCCTACCTCATCTGCCTCGATTTTTTAATGTGCTTTTGGCTTTGCCAAAGCATTTTCCTGCCTAAAGGAAAAGTTTGATCGGCCAACTTTTTGTCTTCAAGAATCTTGAAGACAAAATCTGACAGATCAAAATAAAAAAAATCCTAAATTCTAATAATTCTAAATTATCAGAAATTAATAAAGTGCTATCCTCTACCCCTTAAGAATTGAATCTTTAAAGGTGTATCAAAGAGCAATCTTTTTAGAAAAGCGATAAAGAATAAAGGCAGAACCAACTAAGGCTGAAGCGACTAAAAGAGGATAATCTTCAATCCCGGTTTCAACCGGCTTATGTTCAGGTGCTTTAGCGCCACAAACAACTCCACCACCATAAACGGTTGTACAAACTGTTTCCTGAGCCAAGGCACCATTTGCCCTGCTCAAAAAAGCAAACAAAATTGCAAATAAAACTATAAGTCTTTTCATACTAGTTAGGCATTATATACTATAGTTTTTCAAAAGTCAAGTGCTATGGGATACGGACAAGATTAGTCAATAGCTAGTCCCCGCCTACGGCGGGGTTAGTCAAAGCTGGTCGAAGGTAGTTCACACCCACGGCGGAGTTATCCAAAGACAAAAAGAAAAGTTTAAGCAAAAGTTGCAATTAAAAACTTCAGACAAACTCAGGTAGGATAATCACTATATTCTTTCGCCTTCAGCTTAGGAGAAAAAGCACCAATCTGGCGAGCTATTCGCTTATACTCATGTTGCAATTGGCTTGTATCTACACTACAAACACAGTTTACTATCTGAAGCAATGTAACAACTTCATTAGTAGCCTTCAGAAATATTCGTTGCCGCAGAAACCGAAGCCCTCTTAATCTGATCGCACAAAGACCAATCTAAAGCTAGATTTTTATTTTCCTTTATAAGAGCATAAATCTGTTGAATCAATCGGATTGAAGACTGATAAATTCTCAACTTCTCAACCATAATTCATTCTACCAACTCCAACCAACTTTGACCAACTCCGACTAATTCAGACTTTCAAAAGCCTTGCGTATTTGAAGATACGAATTGGTGAATTTAAAGCCTCGCAGGTATAAAGAATCAAATCAGCCGAATAATCAGTGATTTCCTCTCCTTTCCCTTCCGCATAAACCTCATAAACATATTTTCTTTGCCTCCAAATGACCTCAACAGTCTCTCCAACTTTAAGCTTGGGAAGATTGTAAAAAGAATTCTTCAAGCGATACGGAACGCTCCACCTTAAATAACCGTAGCGGTGAGCGGCAAAAATGACCGGCGCTTTTCTCTCATAAGGAGTACCAAAATCAGGAACACGCCAAACGCCAATTTTTAAAGCTTCTTCATAATCTTCATAAGAAGCTTCATTTATTTTTGTATTAATACCAACAGAAGGAATAATCAAATAATTCTCAAGAGGAAGAGTTGGATCAAGCCTTGGCTGATAAACCTTTTCTTCAATCTGAGGAGCTGGTATAGAAGGCACATCCTGAGCCTTTCTAAAAAGCAAATACGATACTTTCCCACCCCCAGCAACCATAAACACCAAAGAAGGTGCATATAAGACAAGAAAGATTAAGATTCCCAAAAAACCAGCATACAAAGCCAAACGACGCAATATTTTGGCCACACCAACTCTAACCGGAGCCGGAATTATCTGGACCGGTTCAAAATTCTGTCGATAATAAGCTTCAAGATATGTTGGTTCCATAAAAAAAGAAAAGGGTGCAAAAGCGCCCTTAAGGAGCGGGTAGTACGCCTGCCCTACATACCACCCGCCCCCTAAAGACACTAACTACACCCTTTTCTTGTTCTAAAATATTATGGGCCAACGATAAAAATTTATCGTTTTAGCCTCATAACTTAAAATTGACTCTTGACAGACTAAAATTTTGGTAATAAATAATTTAAATAGGTTTTAATCTAGCCTGTCCTTTCCCGCCCTAGGCGGGAAAAGCCTAAAAAAGAGCATTCCTGCGAAAAAGATTTCTTTTTCGCAAGCTTTGCTTACTCGTGGCCAATTAGTTCCGATCAGACGGAAAACTTCCAGCGGTAAGCGAGGTTTGTTCTCCCTCGAGAGCAGGATGCTCTTTTTTTTTATTTTCAAGTACCAACAAAATTCTACCACTCCACCCTCCATTTGTCAAACCCTATAATTTTTAAAAGCCAAAAAACCAACACTCCTATAGTAATCTATAGTCAAAATATCCCAAAAAATAGGAATTTTAAAAATCAAAAACAAATTGTGGATAAGTTGGGGAGAAAATTGGGCATCAGACGGGCTAGTCGGAGTTGGTCCCCGCCTATGGCGGGGTTAGTCGAAGTTGGTTGAAACTAGTCGAAGTTGGTCAAAGCTAGTCAGAATTTAGTAGCAAAGGGGAGAAGTAAGATTCACGATTTAAGAATTAAGAATAAAAATAATTCAAAAGTTAAAATTCAAAAAATAAAAATTACAAGTTAAAAGTCAAAGGTTTAATTGCATAATTAAATAATTTTTAATTTTGAATTGTTGGCCCAAGGCCAACCAGCCTAGGGCTGATACTTTTGCCTGCCTGCCGGTGTAGGCAAGAATTTTGTCTTTTGACTTTTGAGTTATTATTTTTGTTTAGAATTTAGTGCTTAGAATTCAGATATTCTATTTCCTATACCCATTCCCCATGATTCATAAATCATAAATCTTTTTCCCCTTACTACTTACTACCGTTTCTGTGGTATCATCAAGAAAATGGCAACACATTCCCAGTTTGTCTGTCAACAATGCGGCTTCTCCCAAGTCAAATGGTCTGGCAAGTGTCCAAACTGCGGCGCTTGGGGATCAATGGTAGAAGTAACCACACAACACCAAAATAAGAAAGGAAAGGAAAATAAACCAGCAAAAACAATTACTCTTGATAAAGTCAATCTCCAAAAAACACCAAGAATATCAACTGGAAGTGTTGAGCTTGATCGGGTTCTAGGAGGCGGAATAGTTGCTGGACAGGTAATTTTAATTGCCGGTGAGCCGGGGATCGGCAAATCAACTCTTTTAATGCAGCTTTCAAACAAAGTCGCCTCACAATATCAAAAAAAAGTCATCTATGCTTCAGGCGAAGAATCAGCCCTGCAAATTGCCACCCGCGCCCAAAGGCTAAAGAGTAAAAATGAAAGAATTGTTATCTGTGAATCAACCGATATTGACTCAATTATTTCAACTTTTGAGGAAAATAGAGATGATATGCAAGTTGGTATTGTTGACTCAATCCAAACAATGTCAACGGTTGATCTTTCAGGGCTTGCAGGTTCAGTTGGACAGGTTAGAGAATGCGCTTTCAGACTTGTTAACTTTGCCAAGAAAGAAAATATACCCATTTTTATCGTCGGACATATCACCAAAGAAGGAACTGTCGCCGGCCCTGCCGTACTTGCACACATTGTTGATACAGTTTTGTGGTTTGAGGGCGAAAAATCGCTTCAATTGAGGTTAATTAGGGCGGTTAAAAATCGTTTTGGTCCAACTGACGAGGTTGGTATTTTTGAAATGACAGACAAGGGGCTAACTTCTCTAACCAATGCAGACAGAATATTTCTAACACAGGGGGCAAAAAATGTTTCAGGAAGCGTGGTTTCTTCAACCATGCAAGGCACAAGACCTGTTCTTGTTGAAATCCAAAGCCTTACAACTCCCACCAAATCGGCCTTCCCAAAAAGAATTGCACAAGGAATTGACTCAAAAAGGCTGGAGCTTATTATTGCCATTTTGATTAAACGCTCTTCCCTTCCTCTTTACGATCAAGATGTTTTTGTTAATGTCACAGGGGGAATAAAAATAGAAGAAAATGCCTGTGATTTGGCTGTTGCTCTTTCCATCGCATCTTCTTTTTATAACAAACCATTCCCTGCCAAAACTATCGCTGTTGGAGAGCTTGGGCTTTTGGGAGAAATAAGAGAAGTTGTTGCTTTAGAAAAAAGAATTAAAGAAGCAAAAAGGCTAGGTTTTGAGAATGCAATCTCAGCTAAAGAATTTACCTATCTAAACCAAGCCATAAAGGAAACTATAAAGAGATAGAAAGCTGTCAGCCATCAGTCATCTGATATCAGTTTTAATCATCAGAATTAGTTGGATTCGGAAAGATAGTAGCAAGTATAAAACACAACTTTTGACTTAACTTAGTAATGTGTCAACCTAATACACCGAAAGTTGTACTTGCGGAATATTGCTTGAGGTCTAGGTAGTCATAAACGAAAATATTTTAGCAAGTGTTACTTTGTTTCCCCCTTATTAATAACCTCTTTCCCTTTATCATTATCGTCTCCAAACAATAAATTCTCCATTTCAATTTCCCTAATTCCATCATCTGGGCCGGCTCCAGAAATAGATTCTTCTGGTTGAAAAATAAACTTATTAGCGGGTATTAACTCTCCAATTTCACTCAATCTTTCAGGAAACATAATCAGAATTATATTACTTAATTTCAAAAGTGTAAAGTCTTCAGCTCAAAGCCTTTAAAATAGACAAATTTGAACATAAATCGGTTATTATTAATTTCTCTTGAAAATATTTAATGTTAATCGGAAGGATTGATATACCAGATACAGAAAATCTTCGGCAAAAATCCAAAGATAATTGAGGAAGTACTACCCTCAATTCCCTTAAATCAAACCTACTATTAATCATTTTTTCTTCTAAATTTTTACCTTCAACAAAAGGGCTAACAGAGGCAAAAGATCCACAACAAGAACATCTAATCACTTTCTCAATCGGAGCAACCCTCAAAGGCAAAGCCAAATTATTAAATCTTAAATTAAGATGCCAATTTTCTTCTTCAGAAAATCTTGAAGCACTATTTGTTATCTCTTTGTAAAGATTAATAATTTTAGAAGCTTGACTTTCAGAAAAACTTCTCCATTTGCCCTGATTGTAAACTTTGACAACATGTTCACCAAAAAGATAAACCAAAGAATCATTACCAGCAAAATCCCATCTTTCTGAAAGATCACCGCAACAAAAAAACAAAGAGTCAGATAAATCAGAAGATCTTAAAAGTTGCCTTCTTTCAATCACTTTTTAAAAGGCAGTTATTTATAGCCAACAGGTTTTGAGGTCAAAACTAAACCTAAACTAATTTTCCTATCTTCTTTATTGATTTCATCTATAAAAACATCAATTTTATCTCCAACTTTAAGATTAGTGGCGGGTGGAATCTTAGTAATATGAAGAAGCCCTTCAATCCCAGGCTCAAGTTCAACAAAAGCCCCAAAATCAGAAATTTTAACCACCTCTCCTTTAACCTTCATTTCCACCTTATATTTCTTTTCTGCTTTCTCCCAAGGATCTCCTTGAGCCTGTTTGATAGAAAGAGCCAAACGGCCGTCTTTAATCTCCAAAACCTTAACCTTAACCTTATCCCCTTCTTTTAAGACCTCAGCTGGTTTAATCGATTTGCCCCAGGCAATTTCTGAGCTATGAACCAAACCTTCAACCCCTATCTTTTCCTTTTTATAAACAACCTCAATCCTAACAAAAGCCCCAAAATCAGTAACAGTGGTAACAATTCCATCATAAACTTCTCCCACTTTAAGGTTCGAAATGACCTCTTTTTGTGCTTCAAGCTCTTTTGCCTGAACAACAGCCTTTTGGGACAAAATAAGGCGATTTGAATCTTTGTCAAAATCAATAATCTTAAGTTTCAAAATCTTGCCAACCAAATTATTTACATCTTTTAACGTCTCCTTGGTCAAATGAGACATTGGTACAAAACCAGTTAATCCCAAAATCTCAACAGTTATTCCTGATTGTCCAGCATTTTTAACATCTAAAGAAAGTTCTTTGCCTTCTTTATAAAATTTCTCCAGCTTTTCCCAAACAAAACCTTTAGCAGATTCACGAAGAGAAATTATTGTATAACCATCTGAAGTTTCAGGAATTAAAACCGAACCCTCCACTTCATCTCCAACTTCAAGCTGCTTAACAAAATCTTTAGCCTCATTCAAGGCCTTACCAGCTACCATCCCCAAAGATTTACCACCAATATCCAAAAGCAAAGATTTGGGGCTCTTTTCTATTACTTTGCCTCTAACTTTTTGGCCAACCTTCAAACTAAAACTTAAACCTTTGGAAGAAGCCAAAAGATCAGCCATCGTTAATTCTTTTGAAGATTCTGTTTTTTTATTCTTCTTTAGTGCTGTCACTTGTATTTAGAGCCAAAAGCTCCCTCCTTTTATATTTTTTAGTCTTAGGTCTTTCGGCCTTGGCCTATTTTCGCGGGTCCTTGCGAACCAACTATCGTCGGCGCTTAAGCGTTTCACTTCTGAATTCGAAATGGGATCAGGTGGTTCCGCTTAGCTCTTAAAGACCGAAAGGCCTAAGACTAAAAGTAAAAAGAATTTTGCCCAAAATAGCAAAGCGAAAGAGAAAAATAGGAAAGGTAAAAGGTCTTCGACCGATTCGCACTGGTAAGCTTAAAGGCTCACGCCTCTTCCACTGCCAGCCGATTAACCTGGTATTCTTCCAGGGGTCTTAAAGAATCCTAATCTTGGGGTGGGCTTCCCGCTTAGATGCTTTCAGCGGTTATCCCGAAGGAATGTGGCTACCCGGCAATGCTGCTGACGCAACAACCGGAACACCAGGGATTCCTCCCTCCTGGTCCTCTCGTACTGAGGAGAGCTCCCCTCAAGATTCAACGCTTCCACCGGATAGAGTCCGAACTGTCTCGCGACGTTCTGAACCCAGCTCACGTACCGCTTTAATGGGCGAACAGACCAACCCTTGGGACCTTCTCCAGCCCCAGGATGCGATGAGCCGACATCGAGGTAGCGATCCGCGCCGTCGCTGTGGACGCTCGGGCGCGACTACTCTGTTATCCCCGGGGTAGCTTTTATCCGTTAAGCTCCGTGTCACCCACATGACATCGGAGGATCACTAAGACCTGCTTTCGCACCTGCTCGGCCCGTCGGCCTCGCAGTCAAGCCAGCTTATGCCTTTGCACATTCACTGCGGTTTCCATTCGCAGCAAGCTGACCTTTGTGCCCCTGCGTTACAGTTTAGCAGGGTACCGCCCCAGTAAAACTGCCCATCTAGCACCTTCCCCGAACCTGTATGCAAGGCTCTCGGGTAAGACTCAAAACGGTTCAAAGAGAGGTATTACACTGACCCCCACCA comes from Patescibacteria group bacterium and encodes:
- the radA gene encoding DNA repair protein RadA is translated as MVEVTTQHQNKKGKENKPAKTITLDKVNLQKTPRISTGSVELDRVLGGGIVAGQVILIAGEPGIGKSTLLMQLSNKVASQYQKKVIYASGEESALQIATRAQRLKSKNERIVICESTDIDSIISTFEENRDDMQVGIVDSIQTMSTVDLSGLAGSVGQVRECAFRLVNFAKKENIPIFIVGHITKEGTVAGPAVLAHIVDTVLWFEGEKSLQLRLIRAVKNRFGPTDEVGIFEMTDKGLTSLTNADRIFLTQGAKNVSGSVVSSTMQGTRPVLVEIQSLTTPTKSAFPKRIAQGIDSKRLELIIAILIKRSSLPLYDQDVFVNVTGGIKIEENACDLAVALSIASSFYNKPFPAKTIAVGELGLLGEIREVVALEKRIKEAKRLGFENAISAKEFTYLNQAIKETIKR